Proteins encoded in a region of the Raphanus sativus cultivar WK10039 chromosome 8, ASM80110v3, whole genome shotgun sequence genome:
- the LOC130498668 gene encoding zinc finger protein CONSTANS-LIKE 16-like, which produces MKSLANAVRAKTARACDNCSKKQAHWFCAADDAFLCQSCDTSVHSANALARRHDRVRLKNSTSPLQEAATWHQWFTRKPRTPRGSGGKRNNNSPTFHGLVPEISAEDQTDSSDVEEQLMICQVPVVDPTVVEPKIKVPMMRSDDQEVDKDNAESCLNGFLPTDMELEDFAADVETLLGRGLDTEYYTMEELGLSNTEMFKVKKDNDRDGTTMPFDLNFGFYSQNTYEEDAIKNVESSGECVEVKEEEQKNVLMLNLDYDLVISTWGGQGLPWTSGGPPDIGITGSPAVSMVGNGGGSHKKRNVGGCLPSSGVGDGGREASVSRYREKRRKRLFTKKIRYEVRKQYAEIRPRMKGRFVKRSSLAVSAGNSP; this is translated from the exons ATGAAAAGTTTAGCGAATGCTGTTAGAGCTAAGACGGCGAGGGCATGTGACAACTGCTCGAAGAAGCAGGCACACTGGTTCTGCGCCGCGGACGATGCTTTTCTTTGCCAATCTTGCGACACTTCGGTCCACTCGGCGAATGCTCTCGCTCGCCGCCACGACCGAGTTCGTTTGAAGAACAGTACCTCTCCTCTGCAAGAAGCTGCAACGTGGCACCAATGGTTCACTCGTAAACCTAGGACTCCACGTGGATCTGGTGGTAAGAGGAACAACAATTCGCCGACTTTTCATGGTTTGGTGCCGGAGATTAGTGCGGAGGATCAGACGGACAGCTCCGATGTTGAGGAGCAGCTGATGATCTGTCAAGTGCCGGTTGTTGATCCAACGGTGGTTGAGCCGAAGATCAAAGTGCCTATGATGAGAAGTGATGATCAGGAGGTGGACAAAGACAACGCCGAGAGTTGTCTAAATGGTTTTTTACCGACCGACATGGAGCTTGAGGACTTCGCTGCTGACGTGGAGACACTACTCGGTCGCGGCTTAGACACAGAGTATTATACTATGGAGGAACTAGGATTATCTAATACAGAAATgtttaaagtaaaaaaagacAATGATCGGGATGGAACAACGATGCCGTTTGATCTGAACTTTGGTTTCTATTCACAAAACACATACGAAGAAGATGCAATAAAGAATGTTGAAAGTAGTGGTGAATGTGTTGAGGTGAAAGAGGAGGAGCAAAAGAATGTTCTAATGTTGAATTTAGACTACGACCTGGTGATATCAACTTGGGGAGGCCAAGGTCTACCGTGGACATCAGGAGGGCCACCTGATATAGGCATCACCGGTTCGCCAGCTGTTTCTATG GTGGGAAATGGAGGAGGAAGTCATAAGAAGCGTAACGTTGGTGGATGTTTACCCTCAAGTGGGGTTGGGGATGGAGGAAGAGAAGCTAGTGTTTCGAGGTACAGAgaaaagaggaggaagagattGTTTACGAAGAAGATAAGGTACGAGGTACGTAAACAGTATGCAGAGATAAGACCTCGCATGAAAGGAAGATTCGTTAAGAGATCTTCGCTTGCTGTTTCTGCTGGAAATTCACCATAA